The following are encoded in a window of Chitinophagaceae bacterium genomic DNA:
- a CDS encoding NAD(P)H-hydrate dehydratase — MKIFSAGQIKKWDAYTIAHEPVASINLMERAASACCKWLIGKNFGLFHFRIFCGKGNNGGDGLAIARMLLEHHCNVTVYILEFGKSGTDDFQTNLERLHGVSTDIHFIQSAEFFPAINNTDIVIDALFGTGLNKPPEGISKELVEHINRSNASIVSIDLPSGLFADKSSKGNAVINATITLSFQNLKLAFLLPENEDHCGEVHLLHIGLHNDFENTEPAVFEWVDKPMVQSIYKPRKKFAHKGTFGHAALLCGSYGMMGAAVLSAKACLRSGVGKLTVIIPECGYDILQTAVPEAMCMVEDEKYLLSAPGIDKYNAVGIGPGIGIHPTHANLLKEVFQKLNKPIVIDADALNVIAENKPLLNSIPPLSIITPHPKEFEKLFGKTENDFDRLKLALQKSKEHNIYIILKGHNSFISTPVGKGYFNSTGNPGMATAGSGDVLTGILTGLLAQGYYPHNAALFGVYLHGLAGDIAAEKYGQEAMIAGDIPDCLGSAFDQLKG; from the coding sequence ATGAAAATCTTTTCCGCCGGGCAGATAAAAAAATGGGATGCCTATACCATCGCCCATGAGCCCGTTGCCTCCATCAACCTGATGGAACGGGCTGCCAGCGCCTGCTGCAAATGGCTGATCGGGAAAAATTTTGGGCTGTTTCATTTCCGCATCTTCTGCGGCAAGGGCAATAATGGCGGCGATGGACTGGCCATCGCCCGGATGCTGCTGGAACATCATTGCAACGTAACGGTCTATATCCTTGAATTTGGCAAATCGGGTACGGATGATTTCCAGACAAACCTGGAAAGGCTGCACGGGGTAAGCACCGATATTCACTTTATACAATCCGCAGAATTTTTTCCCGCAATAAATAATACAGACATTGTTATTGATGCCCTCTTTGGCACCGGCCTGAATAAACCACCGGAAGGAATAAGCAAGGAACTGGTGGAGCATATCAATCGCAGTAATGCCAGCATCGTTTCCATCGACCTGCCATCGGGTTTGTTTGCCGACAAAAGTTCAAAAGGCAATGCCGTTATCAACGCCACCATCACCCTCTCCTTTCAAAATCTTAAGCTGGCTTTTCTGTTACCGGAGAATGAAGACCATTGCGGTGAAGTGCACCTGCTGCATATCGGCCTGCACAATGATTTTGAAAACACAGAGCCCGCTGTTTTTGAATGGGTGGATAAACCGATGGTTCAGTCCATTTACAAACCAAGAAAGAAATTCGCCCACAAAGGCACATTCGGCCATGCCGCCCTGTTATGCGGTTCTTATGGAATGATGGGTGCAGCTGTATTAAGCGCCAAAGCCTGTTTGAGAAGCGGGGTTGGCAAACTCACCGTTATTATTCCTGAATGCGGGTATGATATCCTGCAAACAGCAGTGCCGGAAGCCATGTGCATGGTGGAAGATGAAAAATATCTTTTGTCGGCGCCCGGCATTGATAAATACAATGCCGTTGGTATTGGCCCTGGTATTGGGATACATCCCACCCACGCCAATTTACTGAAAGAAGTTTTTCAAAAACTGAACAAACCCATCGTGATCGATGCGGATGCACTGAATGTGATCGCAGAAAACAAGCCCTTGCTGAATTCGATTCCGCCATTGTCCATCATCACCCCACACCCCAAAGAATTTGAAAAGCTGTTTGGTAAAACAGAAAATGATTTTGACCGGCTGAAACTGGCATTGCAAAAATCTAAAGAGCATAATATCTATATAATCCTGAAAGGCCACAACAGTTTTATAAGTACTCCTGTTGGAAAAGGTTATTTCAACAGCACGGGTAACCCGGGTATGGCCACTGCCGGCAGCGGCGATGTACTTACAGGAATACTTACCGGATTGCTGGCGCAGGGTTATTATCCTCATAATGCCGCATTATTTGGCGTTTACCTGCATGGGCTGGCAGGAGATATCGCAGCAGAAAAATATGGCCAGGAGGCGATGATCGCTGGGGATATACCCGATTGCCTGGGAAGCGCATTTGACCAGCTAAAAGGATAA
- the yajC gene encoding preprotein translocase subunit YajC, with the protein MTPDPSGKGSSMSTIIMMGLMILVFWLFMIRPQAKKAKKQKEFINNLQKGDKIVTIAGIHGTVNKINDDGTTLVLETSPGSYIKIERSAISMEWTANINKPAAEEKK; encoded by the coding sequence ATGACACCGGATCCGAGCGGGAAAGGAAGCAGTATGAGCACCATTATCATGATGGGATTGATGATCCTGGTATTCTGGCTGTTCATGATCAGGCCGCAGGCTAAAAAAGCAAAGAAGCAAAAAGAATTCATCAACAACCTGCAAAAGGGCGATAAGATAGTGACCATTGCCGGCATTCACGGCACCGTGAACAAGATCAACGACGATGGTACCACCCTGGTACTGGAAACCAGTCCCGGCAGCTACATCAAAATAGAACGCAGCGCCATCAGTATGGAATGGACGGCCAATATTAACAAGCCGGCTGCTGAAGAAAAGAAATAG
- a CDS encoding dephospho-CoA kinase produces the protein MLRIGLTGGIGSGKSTVARVFEVLGVPVYYADDAAKRMMNEDEELKEKIRQQFGEAVYTDGKLNRKLLAEIVFNAPEKLNQLNALTHPATIADAERWMQSQTMPYCIKEAALIFESGAQEHLDHVIGVTAPAPLRIQRTMLRDGITREEVMARMDKQMDESIKMRLCRFVLVNDEQQLLLPQVLELHEKLLLLEKKDK, from the coding sequence ATGCTTCGTATAGGCCTCACAGGCGGCATCGGCAGTGGTAAAAGTACAGTAGCCCGGGTATTTGAAGTACTGGGTGTGCCGGTTTACTATGCCGATGATGCTGCTAAAAGGATGATGAACGAAGATGAAGAACTGAAAGAAAAGATACGGCAGCAGTTTGGCGAAGCTGTTTATACAGATGGGAAACTGAACCGGAAACTGCTGGCAGAGATCGTCTTTAATGCGCCTGAAAAACTGAACCAGCTGAATGCCCTCACGCATCCTGCCACCATTGCCGATGCAGAACGCTGGATGCAAAGCCAAACAATGCCTTATTGCATAAAAGAAGCAGCGCTCATTTTTGAAAGCGGCGCCCAGGAACATCTTGACCATGTGATCGGCGTTACTGCCCCTGCCCCGTTGCGCATACAACGTACCATGCTCCGTGACGGGATCACCCGGGAAGAAGTGATGGCAAGAATGGATAAGCAAATGGACGAATCCATCAAGATGAGGCTTTGCAGGTTCGTACTGGTGAATGATGAACAGCAACTGCTGCTGCCACAGGTGCTGGAACTACATGAAAAATTATTATTATTGGAAAAGAAAGATAAATGA
- a CDS encoding sodium-translocating pyrophosphatase — translation MDNLIYLVPAMGVLGLLYTFVKFMWVSKQDAGTPRMQEISNYIAEGAMAFLKAEWKVLGYFVVIVGILLAVMAQANPHSHWSIAVAFVIGAVLSATAGYIGMKAATKANVRTAQAARTSLSKALNVSFTGGAVMGVGVAGLAVLGLGGLYIVLKQIFAPHAAMGDKEMLQTIEILTGFSLGAESIALFARVGGGIYTKAADVGADLVGKVEAGIPEDDPRNPATIADNVGDNVGDVAGMGADLFGSYVATVLATIVLGQQTVVVGTDVLGGFSPIVLPMLIAGVGILFSIAGTLFVRISDSAGINTNSVQKALNMGNWGSMILTAFAAAGLVYWLLPEQMSLRGVPFTKWGVLGAIGVGLLVGALMSVITEYYTAMGKRPVLSIIRQSSTGHATNVIGGLAIGMESTFLPILVLAGGIWGSYECAGLYGVAIAAAGMMATTAMQLAIDAFGPIADNAGGIAEMSELPADVREKTDVLDAVGNTTAASGKGFAIASAALTALALFAAFVGVAGISGIDIYKANVLACLFVGGMIPFIFSSLAIRAVGEAAMAMVEEVRRQFRTIPGIMEGTGKPEYDKCVAISTQASIKKMMLPGAIAIISPLIIGFMPGLGAEALGGFLAGATVSGVLMGMFQNNAGGAWDNAKKSFEKGVEINGQMYYKKSEPHKASVTGDTVGDPFKDTSGPSMNILIKLMSIVSLVIAPTLAGMNDKTASHDNRTQVIREVSIVKGDSTQTMTVTADAMPADKLVDALAADKLIEKDNFSLSLSKGKLTLNDKEQTEEVTAKYKALIDALGGAELNIKNTRK, via the coding sequence ATGGACAATTTGATTTACCTGGTTCCGGCAATGGGTGTTTTAGGCCTGTTGTACACATTTGTAAAATTCATGTGGGTATCCAAACAGGATGCAGGCACCCCCCGTATGCAAGAGATCAGCAATTACATTGCAGAAGGTGCAATGGCTTTCCTGAAAGCTGAATGGAAGGTTTTAGGCTATTTTGTTGTGATCGTAGGCATCCTGTTAGCCGTAATGGCGCAGGCAAACCCTCACTCCCATTGGAGTATAGCCGTGGCATTTGTAATTGGTGCAGTACTGAGCGCTACCGCAGGTTATATCGGGATGAAGGCAGCTACCAAAGCAAACGTACGCACAGCACAGGCAGCACGTACCAGCCTCAGCAAAGCACTGAATGTATCCTTTACAGGCGGTGCCGTAATGGGTGTTGGTGTTGCAGGCCTGGCCGTACTTGGACTGGGTGGATTATACATTGTATTGAAACAGATCTTTGCTCCGCACGCAGCAATGGGCGACAAAGAAATGCTGCAAACCATAGAAATATTGACCGGTTTTTCATTGGGCGCCGAATCCATCGCTTTATTTGCCCGTGTGGGTGGTGGCATTTACACCAAGGCTGCCGACGTAGGTGCCGATCTTGTTGGTAAAGTAGAAGCAGGTATCCCGGAAGATGATCCCCGTAATCCTGCAACCATTGCAGATAATGTGGGTGATAATGTGGGAGACGTTGCAGGCATGGGTGCCGATCTGTTCGGTTCATACGTAGCAACCGTGCTGGCCACCATTGTTCTTGGTCAGCAGACCGTAGTAGTTGGCACGGATGTACTGGGTGGGTTCTCTCCTATTGTTCTGCCAATGCTTATCGCCGGTGTAGGTATTTTATTTTCGATCGCTGGTACCTTGTTTGTCCGTATCAGCGATAGCGCAGGGATCAATACAAACTCCGTCCAGAAAGCGCTGAACATGGGTAACTGGGGCTCCATGATCTTAACGGCCTTTGCCGCTGCAGGATTGGTATACTGGTTACTTCCCGAACAAATGAGCTTACGTGGAGTTCCATTCACCAAATGGGGTGTATTGGGTGCAATTGGTGTTGGTTTATTAGTAGGTGCATTAATGAGTGTTATCACTGAATATTATACAGCCATGGGCAAGCGCCCGGTGTTGAGTATCATCCGCCAGTCTTCTACCGGTCACGCCACCAATGTGATCGGCGGTTTAGCCATCGGCATGGAATCTACTTTCCTGCCGATATTGGTATTGGCAGGCGGTATCTGGGGCTCGTATGAATGTGCCGGTTTATACGGTGTGGCAATTGCAGCCGCAGGTATGATGGCAACTACGGCCATGCAACTGGCCATTGATGCATTCGGGCCTATTGCAGATAATGCAGGTGGTATTGCTGAGATGAGCGAATTACCGGCTGATGTTCGTGAAAAGACCGACGTACTGGATGCCGTAGGAAATACAACAGCAGCAAGTGGTAAAGGATTTGCCATTGCTTCGGCTGCTCTTACAGCGCTGGCATTGTTTGCGGCCTTTGTAGGCGTGGCAGGTATCAGCGGTATTGATATTTATAAAGCAAATGTTCTTGCCTGCTTATTTGTGGGTGGAATGATCCCTTTCATATTTTCCTCCCTTGCTATACGTGCAGTGGGTGAAGCAGCCATGGCAATGGTGGAAGAAGTCCGCCGCCAGTTCCGCACGATCCCGGGTATCATGGAAGGAACAGGAAAACCTGAATACGATAAATGTGTGGCCATCTCTACTCAGGCTTCTATCAAAAAGATGATGTTGCCCGGCGCTATTGCGATCATTTCTCCCCTGATCATTGGGTTTATGCCGGGCCTGGGTGCAGAAGCATTGGGCGGTTTTCTTGCAGGCGCTACTGTCAGTGGTGTATTGATGGGAATGTTCCAGAACAACGCCGGTGGTGCATGGGATAATGCAAAAAAATCTTTTGAAAAAGGGGTGGAAATAAATGGCCAGATGTACTATAAAAAATCAGAGCCGCACAAAGCGTCTGTAACGGGCGATACCGTGGGCGATCCCTTTAAAGATACATCAGGCCCGTCCATGAACATCCTGATCAAATTAATGAGTATAGTGAGCCTGGTCATTGCCCCTACCCTGGCTGGTATGAATGATAAAACTGCATCGCATGATAACAGGACCCAGGTGATCAGGGAAGTTTCCATTGTAAAAGGAGACAGTACTCAAACAATGACGGTTACTGCAGATGCAATGCCGGCTGATAAATTGGTTGATGCCCTGGCAGCTGATAAGCTGATCGAGAAAGATAATTTTTCCCTTTCCTTATCAAAAGGCAAATTAACCCTGAATGATAAAGAACAAACAGAAGAAGTTACTGCCAAATACAAGGCATTGATCGATGCGCTGGGTGGTGCTGAGCTGAATATCAAAAACACCAGAAAGTAA
- a CDS encoding DUF1573 domain-containing protein, protein MKKILLVICCGLILLSCDFRRKDKIADDSAKLTEQALKDSTTVQIIDSSYNFGTVTDGEKVEYSYRFKNTGTKPLVIINATASCGCTVPQKPEKPILPGETGFIKVVFDSKGRVGQAHKTITVTSNANPGFPELQLSGDVLGKMK, encoded by the coding sequence ATGAAAAAAATCTTACTGGTCATATGTTGCGGGCTGATCCTGCTGTCCTGTGATTTTCGCCGCAAGGACAAGATCGCCGACGACAGCGCAAAACTTACCGAACAGGCGCTGAAGGATTCCACCACGGTTCAGATCATTGACTCTTCCTATAATTTTGGCACGGTTACCGACGGGGAAAAAGTGGAATACAGTTACCGGTTCAAAAACACCGGGACCAAACCACTGGTCATTATCAATGCTACTGCCAGTTGCGGTTGCACAGTACCCCAAAAACCCGAAAAACCGATCCTGCCCGGTGAAACAGGTTTTATTAAAGTGGTCTTCGACAGCAAGGGAAGGGTTGGGCAGGCACATAAGACCATTACCGTAACTTCCAATGCAAACCCCGGTTTCCCCGAACTGCAGCTTAGCGGCGACGTGCTGGGCAAGATGAAATAA
- the nusB gene encoding transcription antitermination factor NusB, protein MISRRNIRVKVMQTLYSIDSMNGEVKPGEEVAILTKKIEQSRQLFTYLLYFITEVARYSETDARQKASKHLPTAQDLNVNTKIAGNELLWKILEEPSYKKAVTELKPGNIVDAELLKKIYQQLVASPEYAGYIEQQSRDKKPEKEILEFIFTNLMLPNEDFISHVEEHFINWDDDAEMMNQLVLNYLQKPPHYNITEMLSADKWEFAKGLLQTVLDKKDLSMELIKPKLKNWDADRIAALDLIILQMGVCEFLFFETIPTKVTINEYIDLAKEYSTVQSGQFVNGLLDNIHKELTAQDKIQKKSFKNSTL, encoded by the coding sequence ATGATCAGCAGAAGAAATATCCGGGTAAAAGTGATGCAGACCCTGTACAGCATCGACAGCATGAACGGAGAAGTGAAACCCGGAGAAGAGGTTGCCATCCTCACCAAAAAAATTGAACAGAGCCGCCAGCTTTTTACCTACCTTCTTTATTTTATCACGGAAGTGGCCCGCTATTCCGAGACCGATGCCCGCCAGAAAGCTTCCAAACACCTGCCTACAGCGCAGGACCTGAACGTAAATACCAAGATCGCCGGCAACGAACTGCTGTGGAAGATCCTCGAAGAACCCTCTTACAAAAAAGCGGTGACGGAACTGAAGCCCGGTAATATCGTAGATGCCGAACTGCTTAAGAAGATATACCAGCAACTGGTGGCCTCCCCCGAATATGCCGGATACATAGAGCAGCAGAGCCGGGATAAGAAGCCGGAAAAGGAGATACTGGAATTCATCTTCACCAACCTGATGCTCCCCAACGAAGATTTCATCAGTCACGTGGAGGAACATTTCATAAACTGGGATGATGATGCAGAGATGATGAACCAGCTGGTGCTTAATTACCTGCAGAAACCGCCGCATTATAACATCACGGAAATGCTCAGTGCCGATAAATGGGAATTTGCCAAAGGGCTGCTGCAGACCGTGCTGGATAAAAAAGACCTGAGCATGGAGCTGATTAAGCCCAAGCTCAAGAACTGGGATGCCGACCGGATCGCTGCACTGGACCTTATCATACTGCAGATGGGCGTGTGCGAATTCTTATTCTTTGAAACCATCCCCACCAAGGTCACCATCAACGAATACATAGACCTTGCCAAAGAATACAGTACGGTGCAAAGCGGGCAGTTTGTGAACGGGCTGCTGGATAACATACACAAGGAACTCACCGCCCAGGATAAAATACAAAAGAAGAGTTTTAAAAACAGTACTTTATAA
- a CDS encoding FG-GAP repeat protein translates to MAPRNVSAGKWRLELKTLGVFVNNKQVYSPSNDAIVSLNQKTVQFNHNNDFKSEYINTSEGIRQNFIINKEPVIQNSKGKIQKDEPQTLNLKLQTSPGWFINKVHDKEIHFAKATRNGHDKKITYNGLKVWDANNKELAARFAVNKKHDGFEIEVNAKDAAYPITIDPLSTTASTQLEINQTNAFLGYSVASAGDVNGDGYSDVIVGAYLYSNPVPPFQPGAAFIFHGSATGISTTVQAYLKCDQTTQSNFGISVASAGDVNKDGYSDVIVGPTIIQMVRVRKEPLLSFMVLQPVLILPFRRNWK, encoded by the coding sequence TTGGCGCCACGAAACGTCAGCGCCGGTAAGTGGAGGCTGGAACTAAAAACACTCGGTGTTTTTGTCAATAATAAGCAGGTATATTCACCTTCAAACGATGCCATTGTTTCTCTTAACCAAAAGACGGTTCAGTTCAACCATAACAATGATTTTAAGAGTGAATATATCAATACTTCCGAAGGTATACGGCAAAACTTCATCATCAACAAAGAACCGGTAATTCAAAATTCAAAAGGTAAAATTCAAAAGGATGAACCTCAAACCTTAAACCTTAAACTTCAAACCTCTCCCGGCTGGTTTATTAATAAGGTTCATGATAAAGAAATCCATTTCGCCAAAGCAACCCGGAACGGGCATGATAAAAAAATTACCTATAATGGTTTAAAGGTTTGGGATGCTAATAATAAAGAGCTGGCTGCAAGGTTTGCGGTAAATAAAAAGCATGATGGTTTTGAAATTGAAGTGAATGCTAAAGATGCAGCCTATCCAATTACCATTGACCCTTTAAGCACAACAGCATCAACACAATTAGAAATTAATCAAACAAACGCCTTTTTGGGTTATTCAGTAGCTTCTGCTGGAGATGTGAATGGGGATGGCTACAGCGATGTGATTGTAGGGGCATATTTATATTCCAATCCGGTACCGCCATTTCAACCCGGCGCAGCTTTTATTTTTCATGGTTCGGCTACCGGGATTAGTACCACAGTACAGGCATACCTGAAATGTGATCAAACCACTCAATCTAATTTCGGTATATCAGTTGCATCGGCAGGGGATGTAAATAAGGATGGTTACAGTGATGTTATTGTAGGGCCGACAATTATACAAATGGTCAGAGTCAGGAAGGAGCCGCTTTTGTCTTTCATGGTTCTTCAACCGGTATTAATACTGCCATTCAGGCGCAATTGGAAATGA
- a CDS encoding cupin domain-containing protein, with the protein MEKVNLAEKFSLISDYCNPRIIGELNGQHVKAVKLKGEFVWHSHEQEDELFLVVKGTFNMELRDKTVTIHEGEFFIVPRGVEHRPVAEEEVHILLFEPAGTVNTGEVENELTRTKLERI; encoded by the coding sequence ATGGAAAAGGTAAACCTGGCTGAAAAATTCAGCCTGATCAGCGATTACTGCAATCCCCGCATCATTGGTGAACTGAATGGACAGCATGTGAAAGCGGTAAAATTAAAAGGAGAATTTGTATGGCACAGTCATGAACAAGAGGATGAATTATTCCTGGTTGTAAAAGGTACATTCAATATGGAACTTCGGGATAAGACCGTTACCATCCATGAAGGAGAATTCTTTATTGTACCCAGGGGTGTTGAACACCGGCCCGTGGCTGAGGAAGAAGTGCATATTCTCTTATTTGAACCGGCAGGCACGGTCAATACCGGCGAAGTGGAGAATGAACTGACAAGGACGAAGCTGGAAAGGATATAG
- a CDS encoding FG-GAP repeat protein — translation MNQSLAAMGRSVASAGDVNGDGYSDIIIGAVGFDNGQSDEGAAFVYHGSAAGIIPAVQTVLESNNAGDDMGTSVACAGDVNGDGYSDAIVGVWSYDNGQANEGAAFIFHGSATGITTVIQTILESNNVFAHMGQSVASAGDVNGDGYSDVIAGADYYSNGQSNEGSVFIFHGSVTGIITTIQTQIELNQADARLGKSVACAGDVNGDGYSDVIVGAFQYDNGQSNEGAAFVYFGSATGITNIIQAQLESNQIDAQFGNSVASAGDVNGDGYSDVIVGAPNYDNGNPNEGAAFVYHGNPSGLSITLQAQLENNQISQTGYSVASAGDVNADGYSDVIVGARYFTNGQTNEGVAFVYHGSATGLNSTIQSTLEINVANAFFGSSVASAGDVNGDGYSDVIVSAPQATPGGCAAYVFHGSAAGVVNAVQTQLTNVFGSWIINLDVASAGDVNGDGYSDVILGEFYFTNGQSQEGGAFVYHGSATGITTTIQTQLEINQAGAHFGLSVAGAGDVNGDGFGDVIVGANWFDNGQSDEGAAFVYHGSAAGISTTVKAQLEGNQVLAQMGQCVSSAGDVNGDGYSDVIVGAINLGAVFIFHGSTTGINTTRQAQLENGQSSTQMGISVASAGDVNGDGYSDVIVGANFFVNGQTDEGAAFLFHGSPAGIGTTIQTQLEGNLNYANMGYSVAGAGDVNGDGYSDVIVGAYLYNNDLGGQGTTFVFPGNNGGGKRNNLRLYNTDLVTPIQHFNITEPNLFGTGLYTKAPLGRVKGRLVWEVKKQGVPFSGSPITNSTAFLDKQSSFSDLGIAGVELKSNVQKVGSRNNKVRTRVEYDKATAITGQVYGPWRYPAGYTMGAYGMNSVPLPITLISFNGQFINAADVQLKWITSNEVNMQTFIVERSTDGINFTEAGDLAAKGIGSSRADYSFMDKNVQHELLYYRLKLKEISGDLSYTKTITLSRSKIVRSFIAPNPVMAGADAGLNIHASANNISVAISIYNMQGQLVLNVNRILQNGRNQVLLSTKDLARGMYVVSLSGDGAKESYRLVIQ, via the coding sequence ATGAATCAGTCGTTAGCAGCCATGGGCAGATCAGTGGCATCCGCAGGTGATGTAAATGGGGATGGTTATAGTGATATAATAATAGGAGCAGTTGGTTTTGATAATGGCCAGAGTGATGAAGGCGCTGCTTTTGTTTATCATGGCAGTGCTGCAGGTATTATTCCTGCCGTACAAACGGTGTTGGAAAGCAATAATGCTGGTGATGATATGGGCACTTCTGTTGCCTGTGCAGGCGATGTGAATGGCGATGGTTATAGTGATGCCATTGTTGGAGTATGGTCATATGACAATGGACAAGCTAATGAAGGGGCCGCATTCATATTCCATGGTAGTGCCACAGGCATTACTACTGTTATACAAACAATTTTAGAGAGTAATAATGTTTTTGCTCATATGGGTCAATCCGTTGCATCCGCAGGCGATGTAAATGGAGATGGTTATAGTGATGTAATTGCTGGTGCTGATTATTACAGCAACGGGCAAAGTAATGAAGGCTCTGTATTTATTTTTCACGGCTCAGTTACTGGAATTATCACAACTATACAAACTCAGATAGAATTGAATCAGGCTGATGCAAGATTAGGAAAGTCAGTAGCATGTGCAGGCGATGTGAATGGCGATGGTTACAGCGATGTGATTGTGGGAGCCTTTCAATATGACAACGGACAATCGAATGAAGGGGCCGCATTTGTTTATTTTGGAAGCGCTACCGGGATTACGAATATTATACAAGCGCAATTAGAAAGTAACCAAATAGACGCTCAGTTTGGAAATTCTGTGGCTTCTGCTGGCGACGTGAATGGTGACGGGTATAGCGATGTGATTGTTGGTGCACCCAACTATGACAATGGCAATCCTAACGAGGGTGCCGCTTTTGTTTACCACGGCAACCCAAGTGGGCTTAGTATAACTTTGCAGGCACAATTAGAAAATAATCAAATCTCACAAACAGGATATTCTGTGGCGTCCGCAGGAGATGTAAATGCTGATGGATATAGTGATGTAATTGTAGGAGCCCGCTATTTTACTAACGGGCAAACAAATGAAGGTGTAGCTTTTGTGTATCATGGTAGCGCTACTGGCTTAAATAGTACTATACAATCAACCCTGGAAATTAATGTGGCAAATGCATTTTTTGGATCAAGTGTTGCATCTGCCGGGGATGTAAATGGAGATGGCTACAGTGATGTGATTGTCTCAGCACCCCAAGCTACTCCGGGAGGGTGTGCCGCCTATGTTTTTCATGGCAGTGCTGCTGGTGTGGTCAATGCAGTTCAAACTCAGCTAACAAATGTATTTGGTTCATGGATAATTAACCTTGACGTGGCATCAGCGGGAGATGTAAATGGGGATGGTTACAGTGATGTGATTCTGGGTGAGTTTTATTTTACTAACGGGCAAAGCCAGGAAGGAGGCGCTTTTGTTTACCATGGCAGCGCTACTGGTATTACTACTACTATTCAGACCCAATTAGAAATTAACCAGGCCGGTGCTCATTTTGGACTTAGTGTAGCAGGTGCTGGTGATGTAAATGGCGATGGATTTGGTGATGTGATTGTTGGAGCAAATTGGTTTGACAATGGACAATCTGACGAAGGCGCAGCCTTTGTATACCATGGTAGCGCTGCTGGTATTTCTACTACGGTAAAAGCCCAATTAGAGGGTAATCAGGTTTTGGCTCAAATGGGTCAATGTGTAAGTTCAGCCGGCGATGTGAACGGGGATGGTTATAGCGATGTTATTGTAGGGGCAATTAATTTAGGAGCTGTCTTTATCTTTCATGGCAGCACTACCGGTATAAATACAACTAGGCAAGCTCAATTAGAAAATGGTCAAAGTTCCACCCAAATGGGTATTTCTGTGGCTTCGGCAGGAGATGTGAATGGAGACGGATATAGCGATGTTATTGTCGGAGCAAACTTTTTTGTAAATGGACAAACAGATGAGGGAGCCGCCTTTTTATTCCACGGCAGTCCTGCAGGCATCGGAACAACCATTCAAACACAATTGGAAGGGAATCTAAACTATGCTAATATGGGCTATTCAGTAGCGGGGGCAGGAGATGTAAATGGGGATGGATATAGCGATGTCATTGTGGGAGCATATCTTTATAACAACGACCTGGGGGGACAGGGCACCACTTTTGTATTTCCCGGTAATAATGGAGGGGGCAAAAGAAATAATCTCCGGTTATATAATACCGATTTAGTTACACCCATTCAACATTTTAATATTACTGAACCCAATTTATTTGGAACAGGATTATATACAAAAGCGCCCTTAGGCAGGGTAAAAGGCAGACTGGTTTGGGAGGTAAAGAAGCAAGGTGTACCCTTCAGTGGTAGCCCCATTACCAACAGCACGGCCTTTTTGGATAAACAGTCATCGTTTTCAGACCTTGGCATTGCTGGTGTTGAACTGAAAAGCAATGTGCAGAAAGTGGGCAGCAGAAACAATAAGGTCCGGACAAGGGTGGAATACGATAAGGCAACGGCCATCACTGGCCAGGTGTACGGCCCCTGGCGCTACCCGGCCGGGTATACCATGGGCGCTTATGGTATGAACTCGGTGCCATTGCCCATCACACTTATTTCATTCAATGGACAGTTCATCAATGCAGCTGATGTGCAGTTGAAATGGATCACAAGCAACGAAGTGAACATGCAGACCTTCATTGTGGAAAGAAGTACGGACGGAATAAACTTTACCGAAGCCGGAGATTTGGCAGCAAAAGGTATTGGAAGCAGCCGGGCTGATTACTCATTCATGGATAAAAATGTACAGCACGAACTGCTCTACTATCGGTTGAAATTGAAAGAAATAAGCGGAGATCTGTCTTATACTAAAACGATCACACTCAGCAGAAGTAAAATAGTAAGATCCTTTATTGCACCTAACCCGGTGATGGCTGGTGCAGATGCCGGGTTGAATATTCATGCTTCAGCAAATAACATCAGTGTGGCGATAAGTATTTACAATATGCAGGGCCAGCTTGTGCTTAACGTGAACAGAATATTGCAAAACGGGCGTAACCAGGTTCTGCTTTCAACTAAGGACCTTGCAAGAGGAATGTATGTAGTGAGTCTGTCGGGAGATGGAGCGAAGGAGAGCTACCGGCTGGTGATTCAGTAA